The Mytilus galloprovincialis chromosome 2, xbMytGall1.hap1.1, whole genome shotgun sequence genome has a window encoding:
- the LOC143063720 gene encoding protein STPG3-like isoform X4 — protein MFPPLNVPKIRIANWSYNGRTKPQSRGQMASLYYEEPKKPPKVITWDEANNARPPLRIDMEGPGPCTYSAHNVKPLNETNSPVWTFGGKCDPEREGGCRTSWEKTWFQTPHIWQTKVDFYNDTSWPSPNIYKQRPLLGPKQRTFSEAPSFTIGNRKNLNLEKKGSDKEPSPNSYEKSSADKSTFNKAPAYSHQFRRSGTVLWAHPGKTPGPAAYTPRFDTNKTNKPAFTIRSLRREKSHCLGPFSTF, from the exons atgtttccTCCTCTTAATGTACCAAAGATTAGAATAGCAAACTGGAGCTATAATGGAAG aACGAAACCACAGTCTCGTGGTCAAATGGCCAGTCTTTACTATGAAGAACCAAAGAAACCACCAAAAGTAATTACATGGGATGAGGCTAATAATGCCCGACCACCACTGAGGATTGATATGGAGGGTCCTGGGCCATGCACATATTCAGCGCATAATGTAAAACCACTCAACGAGACCAATTCTCCAGTTTGGACTTTTGGTGGAAAATGTGATCCCGAGAGAg AGGGTGGCTGTAGGACATCCTGGGAGAAAACATGGTTCCAAACTCCTCATATATGGCAAACTAAAGTGGACTTCTATAATGATACCAGT tgGCCGTcaccaaatatatataaacaaagacCATTACTTGGCCCAAAGCAAAGAACCTTTTCAGAAGCTCCAAGTTTTACAATAGGAAATAGGAAAAACTTAAACTTAGAGAAGAAAG GTTCAGACAAAGAACCGTCACCAAACAGCTACGAAAAATCATCAGCAGATAAATCTACATTTAATAAAGCACCAGCATATTCCCATCAGTTCCGGAGATCAGGGACGGTTCTTTGGGCTCACCCTG ggaAAACACCAGGCCCAGCTGCTTACACGCCTAGATTTGATACAAACAAAACGAATAAACCTGCCTTTACTATAAGAAGTTTAAGGAGGGAGAAATCTCATTGTTTAGGGCCATTCTCAACATTTTGA
- the LOC143063720 gene encoding protein STPG3-like isoform X3: MEQKGRVQALNNEGCFAIYGFSPLKRATGSGRMFSRISRTKPQSRGQMASLYYEEPKKPPKVITWDEANNARPPLRIDMEGPGPCTYSAHNVKPLNETNSPVWTFGGKCDPEREGGCRTSWEKTWFQTPHIWQTKVDFYNDTSWPSPNIYKQRPLLGPKQRTFSEAPSFTIGNRKNLNLEKKGSDKEPSPNSYEKSSADKSTFNKAPAYSHQFRRSGTVLWAHPGKTPGPAAYTPRFDTNKTNKPAFTIRSLRREKSHCLGPFSTF; encoded by the exons ATGGAGCAGAAAGGCCGTGTACAGGCATTAAATAATGAGGGATGTTTTGCTATATATGGATTTTCTCCTCTTAAAAGGGCTACAGGATCGGGCAGGATGTTTTCACGTATTTCAAG aACGAAACCACAGTCTCGTGGTCAAATGGCCAGTCTTTACTATGAAGAACCAAAGAAACCACCAAAAGTAATTACATGGGATGAGGCTAATAATGCCCGACCACCACTGAGGATTGATATGGAGGGTCCTGGGCCATGCACATATTCAGCGCATAATGTAAAACCACTCAACGAGACCAATTCTCCAGTTTGGACTTTTGGTGGAAAATGTGATCCCGAGAGAg AGGGTGGCTGTAGGACATCCTGGGAGAAAACATGGTTCCAAACTCCTCATATATGGCAAACTAAAGTGGACTTCTATAATGATACCAGT tgGCCGTcaccaaatatatataaacaaagacCATTACTTGGCCCAAAGCAAAGAACCTTTTCAGAAGCTCCAAGTTTTACAATAGGAAATAGGAAAAACTTAAACTTAGAGAAGAAAG GTTCAGACAAAGAACCGTCACCAAACAGCTACGAAAAATCATCAGCAGATAAATCTACATTTAATAAAGCACCAGCATATTCCCATCAGTTCCGGAGATCAGGGACGGTTCTTTGGGCTCACCCTG ggaAAACACCAGGCCCAGCTGCTTACACGCCTAGATTTGATACAAACAAAACGAATAAACCTGCCTTTACTATAAGAAGTTTAAGGAGGGAGAAATCTCATTGTTTAGGGCCATTCTCAACATTTTGA
- the LOC143063720 gene encoding uncharacterized protein LOC143063720 isoform X2, with the protein MAVLVENPTSLDNELKGPVTDDVHHAKLADVIHLKEARFDDRGLLQISTVKHKPEIIKYDMKHKTRSAKTKDTDNRSETTRPLTGLTNENRLEVEKSEIQTTALSVTVERKPLHNIQPGRSVTEHGRSFGGAHPVHIGSAPPMSSPTAYERGMLIQQHRTRRVPTRMVRLATVSMSAKTKPQSRGQMASLYYEEPKKPPKVITWDEANNARPPLRIDMEGPGPCTYSAHNVKPLNETNSPVWTFGGKCDPEREGGCRTSWEKTWFQTPHIWQTKVDFYNDTSWPSPNIYKQRPLLGPKQRTFSEAPSFTIGNRKNLNLEKKGSDKEPSPNSYEKSSADKSTFNKAPAYSHQFRRSGTVLWAHPGKTPGPAAYTPRFDTNKTNKPAFTIRSLRREKSHCLGPFSTF; encoded by the exons ATGGCGGTTTTAGTAGAAAATCCCACTTCACTAGATAATGAATTGAAAGGTCCGGTTACAGATGATGTGCATCATGCTAAGTTGGCAGATGTTATTCATCTTAAGGAAGCCAGATTCGACGACCGTGGACTTTTACAAATTTCAACAGTCAAACATAAACCGGAAATTATTAAGTATGACATGAAACACAAAACTAGATCTGCAAAAACGAAAGACACCGACAACAGAAGTGAAACAACTAGACCTCTAACTGGTTTGACCAATGAAAATAGATTAGAAGTTGAAAAATCGGAAATTCAAACAACTGCTTTGTCCGTTACCGTTGAACGAAAACCTCTTCATAATATACAACCTGGTAGGAGTGTAACCGAGCATGGACGAAGTTTCGGTGGTGCCCATCCTGTTCATATTGGTTCAGCGCCACCTATGTCTTCACCAACTGCATATGAAAGAGGTATGCTGATTCAGCAACACAGGACACGTCGTGTTCCTACTAGAATGGTCCGTCTAGCAACAGTCTCGATGTCAGCAAA aACGAAACCACAGTCTCGTGGTCAAATGGCCAGTCTTTACTATGAAGAACCAAAGAAACCACCAAAAGTAATTACATGGGATGAGGCTAATAATGCCCGACCACCACTGAGGATTGATATGGAGGGTCCTGGGCCATGCACATATTCAGCGCATAATGTAAAACCACTCAACGAGACCAATTCTCCAGTTTGGACTTTTGGTGGAAAATGTGATCCCGAGAGAg AGGGTGGCTGTAGGACATCCTGGGAGAAAACATGGTTCCAAACTCCTCATATATGGCAAACTAAAGTGGACTTCTATAATGATACCAGT tgGCCGTcaccaaatatatataaacaaagacCATTACTTGGCCCAAAGCAAAGAACCTTTTCAGAAGCTCCAAGTTTTACAATAGGAAATAGGAAAAACTTAAACTTAGAGAAGAAAG GTTCAGACAAAGAACCGTCACCAAACAGCTACGAAAAATCATCAGCAGATAAATCTACATTTAATAAAGCACCAGCATATTCCCATCAGTTCCGGAGATCAGGGACGGTTCTTTGGGCTCACCCTG ggaAAACACCAGGCCCAGCTGCTTACACGCCTAGATTTGATACAAACAAAACGAATAAACCTGCCTTTACTATAAGAAGTTTAAGGAGGGAGAAATCTCATTGTTTAGGGCCATTCTCAACATTTTGA
- the LOC143063720 gene encoding uncharacterized protein LOC143063720 isoform X1 produces the protein MVLIRNRAGEGQIFRPDMAVLVENPTSLDNELKGPVTDDVHHAKLADVIHLKEARFDDRGLLQISTVKHKPEIIKYDMKHKTRSAKTKDTDNRSETTRPLTGLTNENRLEVEKSEIQTTALSVTVERKPLHNIQPGRSVTEHGRSFGGAHPVHIGSAPPMSSPTAYERGMLIQQHRTRRVPTRMVRLATVSMSAKTKPQSRGQMASLYYEEPKKPPKVITWDEANNARPPLRIDMEGPGPCTYSAHNVKPLNETNSPVWTFGGKCDPEREGGCRTSWEKTWFQTPHIWQTKVDFYNDTSWPSPNIYKQRPLLGPKQRTFSEAPSFTIGNRKNLNLEKKGSDKEPSPNSYEKSSADKSTFNKAPAYSHQFRRSGTVLWAHPGKTPGPAAYTPRFDTNKTNKPAFTIRSLRREKSHCLGPFSTF, from the exons ATGGTGCTTATAAGAAATCGTGCTGGTGAAGGCCAGATTTTCCGTCCAG ATATGGCGGTTTTAGTAGAAAATCCCACTTCACTAGATAATGAATTGAAAGGTCCGGTTACAGATGATGTGCATCATGCTAAGTTGGCAGATGTTATTCATCTTAAGGAAGCCAGATTCGACGACCGTGGACTTTTACAAATTTCAACAGTCAAACATAAACCGGAAATTATTAAGTATGACATGAAACACAAAACTAGATCTGCAAAAACGAAAGACACCGACAACAGAAGTGAAACAACTAGACCTCTAACTGGTTTGACCAATGAAAATAGATTAGAAGTTGAAAAATCGGAAATTCAAACAACTGCTTTGTCCGTTACCGTTGAACGAAAACCTCTTCATAATATACAACCTGGTAGGAGTGTAACCGAGCATGGACGAAGTTTCGGTGGTGCCCATCCTGTTCATATTGGTTCAGCGCCACCTATGTCTTCACCAACTGCATATGAAAGAGGTATGCTGATTCAGCAACACAGGACACGTCGTGTTCCTACTAGAATGGTCCGTCTAGCAACAGTCTCGATGTCAGCAAA aACGAAACCACAGTCTCGTGGTCAAATGGCCAGTCTTTACTATGAAGAACCAAAGAAACCACCAAAAGTAATTACATGGGATGAGGCTAATAATGCCCGACCACCACTGAGGATTGATATGGAGGGTCCTGGGCCATGCACATATTCAGCGCATAATGTAAAACCACTCAACGAGACCAATTCTCCAGTTTGGACTTTTGGTGGAAAATGTGATCCCGAGAGAg AGGGTGGCTGTAGGACATCCTGGGAGAAAACATGGTTCCAAACTCCTCATATATGGCAAACTAAAGTGGACTTCTATAATGATACCAGT tgGCCGTcaccaaatatatataaacaaagacCATTACTTGGCCCAAAGCAAAGAACCTTTTCAGAAGCTCCAAGTTTTACAATAGGAAATAGGAAAAACTTAAACTTAGAGAAGAAAG GTTCAGACAAAGAACCGTCACCAAACAGCTACGAAAAATCATCAGCAGATAAATCTACATTTAATAAAGCACCAGCATATTCCCATCAGTTCCGGAGATCAGGGACGGTTCTTTGGGCTCACCCTG ggaAAACACCAGGCCCAGCTGCTTACACGCCTAGATTTGATACAAACAAAACGAATAAACCTGCCTTTACTATAAGAAGTTTAAGGAGGGAGAAATCTCATTGTTTAGGGCCATTCTCAACATTTTGA